In one Vigna radiata var. radiata cultivar VC1973A unplaced genomic scaffold, Vradiata_ver6 scaffold_111, whole genome shotgun sequence genomic region, the following are encoded:
- the LOC106754555 gene encoding transcription factor MYB3R-3 isoform X1, whose product MAEVVKSEECCQENKQSTAASCSSVSEGSGSAIHKSPGICSPASTSPSHRRTTGPIRRAKGGWTAQEDETLRNAVGVFKGKSWKKIAEFFPDRSEVQCLHRWQKVLNPELVKGPWTQEEDDKIVELVTKYGPTKWSLIAQSLPGRIGKQCRERWHNHLNPEIKKDAWTLEEELALMNAHRIHGNKWAEIAKVLQGRTDNAIKNHWNSSLKKKLDFYLATGRLPPIPKSSPQVPVKDTIRRSASKSILVYSNKELNAAVETSSETTAISKLDDSGRNQFESSGTVREVGDSSSVPANESADSDCVECKPGSSNIDLSCSNSEQVSKANWAITYGPRPDNSGLNGNSTFEHCTNNGNMNTTRLIGTSLHESPTCGSLCYEPPQLHGSVPIDSLYLNYICQQNEFCSSPTLSPLGFFTPPRVKGDELCTETPESILKRAANTFPNTPSILRRRKTGFQALTSPSKVLKVDNDTRSSNETERTNDDSGSRHFSSSPASHGNVIDIPSNKTFNASPPYRLRSKRTGIVKSVEKQLEFAFDKEKNDDKRSNIMTEDCLHEKKLVAT is encoded by the exons ATGGCTGAGGTGGTGAAATCCGAGGAGTGTTGCCAAGAGAATAAGCAGTCAACTGCTGCTTCCTGCTCCTCTGTATCTGAAGGCAGTGGCAGTGCAATTCACAAGTCTCCTGGGATATGTAGTCCTGCATCCACATCACCTTCCCATCG GAGGACTACTGGTCCTATCAGGCGTGCTAAGGGTGGTTGGACAGCACAGGAG GATGAAACATTAAGGAATGCTGTGGGAGTTTTTAAGGGAAAAAGTTGGAAGAAAATAG CTGAGTTTTTTCCTGATAGATCAGAAGTCCAGTGTTTGCATAGATGGCAAAAAGTTCTTAATCCAGAACTTGTTAAAGGACCCTGGACACAGGAG GAGGATGATAAAATTGTTGAATTGGTGACAAAATATGGGCCAACAAAATGGTCTTTGATAGCCCAGTCTTTACCTGGTCGAATTGGCAAACAATGTCGAGAGCG GTGGCACAATCATCTTAACCCTGAGATAAAGAAGGATGCCTGGACTTTGGAGGAGGAATTAGCCCTGATGAATGCTCATCGCATACATGGGAACAAATGGGCTGAAATAGCTAAGGTCCTTCAAGGAAG gACTGATAATGCAATAAAGAATCATTGGAATAgttctttaaagaaaaagttagattTTTATTTAGCTACAGGAAGACTTCCACCAATTCCCAAGAGTAGTCCACAAGTTCCTGTTAAAGATACAATTAGACGTTCTGCTAGTAAATCAATACTTGTTTATtcaaataaagaattaaatgcaGCTGTTGAAACATCCTCTGAAACTACAGCCATCAGTAAACTAGATGACAGTGGCAGGAATCAATTTGAGTCCTCGGGAACAGTTAGAGAAGTTGGTGATTCTTCAAGTGTTCCTGCAAATGAATCCGCCGATTCTGACTGTGTAGAATGCAAGCCTGGATCTTCCAACATCGATCTTAGCTGTAGCAACTCAGAACAAGTGTCAAAAGCTAATTGGGCAATAACTTATGGGCCAAGACCTGACAATTCTGGACTAAATGGAAACTCAACTTTTGAACATTGTACAAACAATGGTAACATGAACACTACAAGGTTAATTGGAACGTCTTTGCACGAAAGTCCAACCTGTGGTTCTCTGTGTTATGAGCCACCACAGTTACATGGTTCAGTTCCCATAGATtctctttatttaaattatatctgCCAGCAGAATGAGTTTTGTTCGAGTCCAACCTTGTCACCTCTTGGTTTCTTCACTCCACCTCGTGTAAAGGGTGATGAATTATGCACTGAGACACCTGAATCAATTTTGAAAAGGGCTGCCAATACTTTTCCAAATACTCCTTCCATATTGAGGAGGAGGAAAACTGGGTTCCAAGCACTCACTAGTCCTAGTAAAGTTTTGAAGGTAGATAATGATACACGTTCTTCTAATGAAACAGAGAGAACCAATGATGATTCTGGTTCTAGGCATTTCTCCAGCAGTCCGGCAAGCCATGGCAATGTGATTGACATTCCCAGTAATAAGACATTCAATGCATCTCCCCCATATAGGTTAAGATCCAAGCGAACAGGGATTGTTAAGTCAGTGGAGAAACAACTGGAGTTTGCTTTTGACAAAGAGAAGAATGATGACAAGAGAAGCAATATCATGACAGAAGATTGTCTCCATGAAAAGAAATTGGTTGCCACGTAG
- the LOC106754555 gene encoding transcription factor MYB3R-5 isoform X3: MQLVYLAEFFPDRSEVQCLHRWQKVLNPELVKGPWTQEEDDKIVELVTKYGPTKWSLIAQSLPGRIGKQCRERWHNHLNPEIKKDAWTLEEELALMNAHRIHGNKWAEIAKVLQGRTDNAIKNHWNSSLKKKLDFYLATGRLPPIPKSSPQVPVKDTIRRSASKSILVYSNKELNAAVETSSETTAISKLDDSGRNQFESSGTVREVGDSSSVPANESADSDCVECKPGSSNIDLSCSNSEQVSKANWAITYGPRPDNSGLNGNSTFEHCTNNGNMNTTRLIGTSLHESPTCGSLCYEPPQLHGSVPIDSLYLNYICQQNEFCSSPTLSPLGFFTPPRVKGDELCTETPESILKRAANTFPNTPSILRRRKTGFQALTSPSKVLKVDNDTRSSNETERTNDDSGSRHFSSSPASHGNVIDIPSNKTFNASPPYRLRSKRTGIVKSVEKQLEFAFDKEKNDDKRSNIMTEDCLHEKKLVAT; encoded by the exons ATGCAGTTGGTTTATCTAG CTGAGTTTTTTCCTGATAGATCAGAAGTCCAGTGTTTGCATAGATGGCAAAAAGTTCTTAATCCAGAACTTGTTAAAGGACCCTGGACACAGGAG GAGGATGATAAAATTGTTGAATTGGTGACAAAATATGGGCCAACAAAATGGTCTTTGATAGCCCAGTCTTTACCTGGTCGAATTGGCAAACAATGTCGAGAGCG GTGGCACAATCATCTTAACCCTGAGATAAAGAAGGATGCCTGGACTTTGGAGGAGGAATTAGCCCTGATGAATGCTCATCGCATACATGGGAACAAATGGGCTGAAATAGCTAAGGTCCTTCAAGGAAG gACTGATAATGCAATAAAGAATCATTGGAATAgttctttaaagaaaaagttagattTTTATTTAGCTACAGGAAGACTTCCACCAATTCCCAAGAGTAGTCCACAAGTTCCTGTTAAAGATACAATTAGACGTTCTGCTAGTAAATCAATACTTGTTTATtcaaataaagaattaaatgcaGCTGTTGAAACATCCTCTGAAACTACAGCCATCAGTAAACTAGATGACAGTGGCAGGAATCAATTTGAGTCCTCGGGAACAGTTAGAGAAGTTGGTGATTCTTCAAGTGTTCCTGCAAATGAATCCGCCGATTCTGACTGTGTAGAATGCAAGCCTGGATCTTCCAACATCGATCTTAGCTGTAGCAACTCAGAACAAGTGTCAAAAGCTAATTGGGCAATAACTTATGGGCCAAGACCTGACAATTCTGGACTAAATGGAAACTCAACTTTTGAACATTGTACAAACAATGGTAACATGAACACTACAAGGTTAATTGGAACGTCTTTGCACGAAAGTCCAACCTGTGGTTCTCTGTGTTATGAGCCACCACAGTTACATGGTTCAGTTCCCATAGATtctctttatttaaattatatctgCCAGCAGAATGAGTTTTGTTCGAGTCCAACCTTGTCACCTCTTGGTTTCTTCACTCCACCTCGTGTAAAGGGTGATGAATTATGCACTGAGACACCTGAATCAATTTTGAAAAGGGCTGCCAATACTTTTCCAAATACTCCTTCCATATTGAGGAGGAGGAAAACTGGGTTCCAAGCACTCACTAGTCCTAGTAAAGTTTTGAAGGTAGATAATGATACACGTTCTTCTAATGAAACAGAGAGAACCAATGATGATTCTGGTTCTAGGCATTTCTCCAGCAGTCCGGCAAGCCATGGCAATGTGATTGACATTCCCAGTAATAAGACATTCAATGCATCTCCCCCATATAGGTTAAGATCCAAGCGAACAGGGATTGTTAAGTCAGTGGAGAAACAACTGGAGTTTGCTTTTGACAAAGAGAAGAATGATGACAAGAGAAGCAATATCATGACAGAAGATTGTCTCCATGAAAAGAAATTGGTTGCCACGTAG
- the LOC106754555 gene encoding transcription factor MYB3R-3 isoform X2, whose product MGMEVYLSAKAYSLLVPATAARACPFFFALSPLLTKGGFHALSIISLGCNMQLVYLAEFFPDRSEVQCLHRWQKVLNPELVKGPWTQEEDDKIVELVTKYGPTKWSLIAQSLPGRIGKQCRERWHNHLNPEIKKDAWTLEEELALMNAHRIHGNKWAEIAKVLQGRTDNAIKNHWNSSLKKKLDFYLATGRLPPIPKSSPQVPVKDTIRRSASKSILVYSNKELNAAVETSSETTAISKLDDSGRNQFESSGTVREVGDSSSVPANESADSDCVECKPGSSNIDLSCSNSEQVSKANWAITYGPRPDNSGLNGNSTFEHCTNNGNMNTTRLIGTSLHESPTCGSLCYEPPQLHGSVPIDSLYLNYICQQNEFCSSPTLSPLGFFTPPRVKGDELCTETPESILKRAANTFPNTPSILRRRKTGFQALTSPSKVLKVDNDTRSSNETERTNDDSGSRHFSSSPASHGNVIDIPSNKTFNASPPYRLRSKRTGIVKSVEKQLEFAFDKEKNDDKRSNIMTEDCLHEKKLVAT is encoded by the exons ATGGGAATGGAAGTATACCTGAGTGCCAAA gCTTATTCTTTGTTAGTTCCAGCAACAGCAGCAAGAGCATGCccttttttctttgcattgtcCCCATTGTTGACCAAAGGAGGTTTCCATGCACTTTCCATCATTTCTCTCGGGTGTAATATGCAGTTGGTTTATCTAG CTGAGTTTTTTCCTGATAGATCAGAAGTCCAGTGTTTGCATAGATGGCAAAAAGTTCTTAATCCAGAACTTGTTAAAGGACCCTGGACACAGGAG GAGGATGATAAAATTGTTGAATTGGTGACAAAATATGGGCCAACAAAATGGTCTTTGATAGCCCAGTCTTTACCTGGTCGAATTGGCAAACAATGTCGAGAGCG GTGGCACAATCATCTTAACCCTGAGATAAAGAAGGATGCCTGGACTTTGGAGGAGGAATTAGCCCTGATGAATGCTCATCGCATACATGGGAACAAATGGGCTGAAATAGCTAAGGTCCTTCAAGGAAG gACTGATAATGCAATAAAGAATCATTGGAATAgttctttaaagaaaaagttagattTTTATTTAGCTACAGGAAGACTTCCACCAATTCCCAAGAGTAGTCCACAAGTTCCTGTTAAAGATACAATTAGACGTTCTGCTAGTAAATCAATACTTGTTTATtcaaataaagaattaaatgcaGCTGTTGAAACATCCTCTGAAACTACAGCCATCAGTAAACTAGATGACAGTGGCAGGAATCAATTTGAGTCCTCGGGAACAGTTAGAGAAGTTGGTGATTCTTCAAGTGTTCCTGCAAATGAATCCGCCGATTCTGACTGTGTAGAATGCAAGCCTGGATCTTCCAACATCGATCTTAGCTGTAGCAACTCAGAACAAGTGTCAAAAGCTAATTGGGCAATAACTTATGGGCCAAGACCTGACAATTCTGGACTAAATGGAAACTCAACTTTTGAACATTGTACAAACAATGGTAACATGAACACTACAAGGTTAATTGGAACGTCTTTGCACGAAAGTCCAACCTGTGGTTCTCTGTGTTATGAGCCACCACAGTTACATGGTTCAGTTCCCATAGATtctctttatttaaattatatctgCCAGCAGAATGAGTTTTGTTCGAGTCCAACCTTGTCACCTCTTGGTTTCTTCACTCCACCTCGTGTAAAGGGTGATGAATTATGCACTGAGACACCTGAATCAATTTTGAAAAGGGCTGCCAATACTTTTCCAAATACTCCTTCCATATTGAGGAGGAGGAAAACTGGGTTCCAAGCACTCACTAGTCCTAGTAAAGTTTTGAAGGTAGATAATGATACACGTTCTTCTAATGAAACAGAGAGAACCAATGATGATTCTGGTTCTAGGCATTTCTCCAGCAGTCCGGCAAGCCATGGCAATGTGATTGACATTCCCAGTAATAAGACATTCAATGCATCTCCCCCATATAGGTTAAGATCCAAGCGAACAGGGATTGTTAAGTCAGTGGAGAAACAACTGGAGTTTGCTTTTGACAAAGAGAAGAATGATGACAAGAGAAGCAATATCATGACAGAAGATTGTCTCCATGAAAAGAAATTGGTTGCCACGTAG